A segment of the Agrobacterium tumefaciens genome:
CATCAGGCGCACGATGAACACCAGGGTCGTGAACGCCGCAGCGATCAGGTAGCTTTCCACCCAGACATAGGCCTGGCTGATGTAGTAGCGAAAATCCCGCGCTGCGCCATGGCTGGGAGCGCTGGCCTGGTTCGCCGCATTGCGCATCCATTCCAGCAGGCCAGTTTTGACGAAGATCCACTCGTAGGCCTGTTCGACCAGCCAATGGGCGGTGCGCCCCGGCTCCTGTACGAGAGCGCTGCGGGTGAATTGGCCGGAGAGCTGGGTCAGCTCGTAATCCAGCATTCCCTGTGCGTGCCGCCATCCCTGTTCCGGCCAGAACAGGTGCATGCCCACGCACTCGATGACGATGCACAGAAGGAGCGAGCCGCACAGTACGCCGAAGAGGCGAAACGGCAGCGTGATGATGCCGGCGATCAGCCCCTGCTGGCGGTTCTGCTGGCGTTGCGCTGTCGCGGCCGGATCGCTCATGGCAGTGCCGCCTCGTCTTCAACGGTGGCAATGTGCCGGAAGCCGTCGAGAAGGTCGTCCGGCAGAGGCTCATCCTGAAGGCCGGGAAGTCCCTGGTTCTCCCACCAGTCGCCGGCTTCGACGTAGTGCTGGCGCATGTAGCCTGCCAGTTGCTGCAGATCCTTCGGCATCACTTCGTCCGGGTCCGGCGCCGGCAATGGCATGCGAACCTTCCACAGGTTCCCGCCCTCCAGCAATGCGAACGCCTGGCCTTTGGGCAGAGACACCACATGCGCGGGTTCGATCAACGGCACGCTTGTGGTGGTGATGCGATCCTGGGTGTTGCTGGTGAAGTCCGTCTGGCC
Coding sequences within it:
- a CDS encoding TIGR03747 family integrating conjugative element membrane protein, with amino-acid sequence MSDPAATAQRQQNRQQGLIAGIITLPFRLFGVLCGSLLLCIVIECVGMHLFWPEQGWRHAQGMLDYELTQLSGQFTRSALVQEPGRTAHWLVEQAYEWIFVKTGLLEWMRNAANQASAPSHGAARDFRYYISQAYVWVESYLIAAAFTTLVFIVRLMVLVLTLPLFLMAAFVGLVDGLVRRDIRRFGAGRESGFIYHRAKASLMPLAVLPWVIYLALPVSISPLLILLPSAVLLGLATDIAAGSFKKYL